The DNA segment atatttttaattatttttatttttttctaaaattatgaaattaacataaaatttgaaaataaattattcctattcaattaaaaaaatatataaaaattaataaattttaggaattattttatatttattttagcaattaatatttataattacatgcattttaatataaaatattaataaaatttgttattattcAGTTAGTGCCGTGGAGTGTACTGAATCATGGtatttactttatatatatatatatatatatatatatatatatatatatatatatattttggtgCAGGTGATAGTATTCGATGAAACGACTTAATCTTTTAGAAAAAGGGTTATATCATGGATGATACCAATAacagaggaaaggaaaaaacaaTACCAGTACAGACATTATGAGTACTCGAGATTATAAGAAAATGCCATTTTAGATGGAAACTTTGTCATGGTTTCAACACTTTGCTTTGTTCGGTCAAAACATTATTTATTAGCTCAATAATGTTTTTACCAGTTTCCCGAAGCAAGTGTGAAGGTGGCATTTCTTAAAGTGGCTTGTGGTGAAGGACCATCTTGTCTAAAATTTATTCGTTTTTAGTGAAAGAGTAAAATCAAAATCTGAATTAAAACTAGACCCTTTTCATGATGCTAGAGTGAGATCACATCTTCAACATAAACTATTTAAACATATAACTAAACCAAAACTTTTTTTGAACTTATCACTTATCTTTTTATACTAGGCTGTTTCTTCTTCCACCTCCATAGCTTCTTTGAGACCTCCTAAGTCATCGAAAAGatcattttatctttaaaaaatattttgtaaaaaatattgttttttttttctatttacacatATTATATTgtagaatttgaaaaatatttatgaattaaGAAATAATCTTTGGATTTTATAATGTAGAATAcaattttttccttaaaaaaatcattttgaattatagaatttgaaaaatatcGTGATCCGGTAATAATTTCTGAATTGGACAATCTGTAAgacttttattataatatgtattttgaattgtataatttttcGTTTTTTCTTAAggattataattatataatcaaaatatatttttaaaatttgttatagATCATATAATCCATAATTTTTCGTctttttttaagtattataaactatacaattcaaaatataattttaaaatgtattatacAATCTAAAAGTATTTCTAAAtccaaaaattaatataattttaaaatgtattatagATTATACAATCTAAAAGTATTTCTAAATCCAAAAATTTCTGATTGTACAATCTATAATATTATAGTATGAGGGTGTTATAGTCCAAAAGTATTATGTTCCAACTGGAATTTAAATGTGTCCTAGTTTGGATGCTCAAGctgaaatttaaatatatagcTTACTTAGcttaaatattagataatttTCATTTTGCTTATTCGAAAGTTAGATATACTCTAAATCCTAAATCCACTCCTTGAATATTGTCTTATGTATAAGCAACAAGAGTTTCAGATTTTACAGAGTTATTAAAAAACTCTGAAGGGCTAACTTCTTATTTCCAAGGTTTGATTCTTACTAAATAGAGGGAAATAGAAGCTGAAAGTCAAGTTGTAGCAACCTGGAAGGCTCTCAAGAAGACTTCAGGGGGTTGTCCACCACTCAGCTTGTGATTTCCATTAATCTGCCAAATTATTAATCAGTCACTTCGATTCTTAACATATGAAACTGAAAAAAATTACTCAGATTTTAACATTACATACACCTACCACGTAATATGGAACCCCTGTAATGTTCCCTGAATATGTTTTCAGCTCCTCCTCAACCTATGTAGACAGATAGAAACATGTAAAGCAAGATCAGCTTTGATGCCATAACATGACTGCCTAATAATAACTGATAAATCATGCTATCATTTTGATGTTTATATTCAAGAGAACAAATACATTAAGCATTTTGAAGTTAGAACTTTGAGAACCGAAtgattcaaatatcaaatgCAAGGAAGCATATTTTAATCCTCATTTGAATTTAAATGCATCACAATGGAGTTTGCTTATATGTATAAATTTGTGTTTACCTCCTTCAAACCACTGTTGGGGTTCTTAAGAAACTCTTCTGCTCCTTCTATACCAACCTTTGCTGCAGATTCCAGAAGAAACTTACTGTATgcaaattaaaagtaataattagtGCCTGCCGCTTAGGGACTATATTTGAAGACATTGACCTTCAACCTATATCCCACCACAGAAGAAAATCCATCATCCCATTTTCTATCATTCAGTTTTTCATACTGAACATTCAATTCCTCTTTATTGGTCTTTATATTTAGTACAGAAAAGCTAAATCCCTCACTTCATAGGATAAGACTTTTGTTGTTGTTCTAAATACATGAATCTTAATACTTAAATGAACCTTcattaaagaaattaattactaagaaatgaactttaagcctaatccAACCTTATAAAACCGGCTTCTAAGGTGAGATTGACgccatttatatactatgaaatgtcttaatctctagttaatgtgggatttccaacaaACAGTTTTAATATTCCAAaagaaatgtataaaaaaaatgagacatTCAACAAAAGGAATCCAAAAAAATAATGAGTCAAGTGACTACCTATTGTCATCGATCTGTCAAAAAATTAGCCACTGAGATCCATACAGATAGACGTATATCAATGTAAGTTTCTAGAATATCCCCTTCTAAGGCCTTAAAGTTATGGAGATAAAGTGCCACTAATTGAGCAAACAACCAAAAGGATCACTGAAGAAAAGGCAAAAAAAGAAGCACAGAAGCACTTACTGGTCACCAATGTATTTTCCCTGTGTGAAATAGCcaatattaagttcttcaaCTAGATCATGCTGCTTGTCAAGACCATGCTGTCTAGCAAAATATATAAGCCTGTGGCTGTCCATGGTGTTTCCCCTGCGCATAATCAAAACCATGTTAGTTGAACATCGGTTGGATAACTCTTCTTCAGAACACTCACTTCTAAAGTGCTTTATAGATGTTTGTCCATTGATGAATTGTAAAACCACTTTAGTCCAGATAAACTATATTGCAGACCAACATTCTTGAACACCTGCCAAATACCAAATTGACTAAATGACTTGCTCAAAATTCTTGATAAGGATGAAATATAGACAACACAACCAAGGACAACAGCGTGATCAACAAATATAAACCTCTGACATCCGAGCTTCCATCCGTTCTGATTGGGATCCAAACTTTCTTCTGTAATACTCCCTCTTGTCAATGCCTTCTTTAGGGGCATCAGGGTTAAGTTGAAAGGGATGCCATATTATCTGTAAGTTCAGTTAAACAGCAAATTAACACAGGAAAATACCATAGACATTTGGTTGCAAGAAACACACAAACATGAGGAGCGTTTTAGACCTCAAAGTTGTACTTATCATTAGAGGCAGCTATGGCCTTGTCTAGATTTTTTTTGCCGACAAAGCACCATGGACACACAGTATCAGAGCTAACATCAATTCTTACAAGCTTCTTTTCAGAAGTCCCGCTCATGATCCTACTGTATCTGCAATACCTTTATAACATAATAAGCACTTATAAAGATTGCTATGTCAAGGAGCAAGAATAGTCTTGATCTATTatcattcattttttaataaaaaagagaaaaaaaaaatcatcagtCATTTTTTCTTCCAACGGCACCACGTACTTTTGTTCAAAAATTAAGGCTGAACTTAAGAATGTCAGATATTTCTCCATTCTTCTATTCCTAATTTGATTGGGTAAactataaaaacaataatattcaGACAAAGCAAAGATACAATTTCGTACTAGCTTTTAGTATTGTTGTTTTATCATATTATGATTTCATCTTGATAATTCCTATAATAAAGGTTTGTACTGTATATCAATACAAGTACCTAAAGAATTACATGCACCTACCACTTAATCCCCCTAAAATCCCAATCGTTGTAGAACAAGCTATCAATTTGCAATACAAAAGATGGAGGGGAAATATCAGAAAACCTTTTGCCCCAAAGGAATCCCGTGATCAGAAACAACccaacaacaactcaaaaacaaaaattacaaaacatCACGATATAGtttgaaaagagagaaaaaaaaacaaactttgaGCTATAAGCAAATGCAAAGTGAGAATAATAATGAACCCACCAATTTTGAGTGAGAAAAAAGTAAAGTAAGAATACCTGGATGAGGAAACAGAGATGAAAGGCAATTAGAATTTGATTCAGTTGTATGGCAATAAATTGCAACGTAGTCTTCTTTTACTATCGTTTCCCAACGTGTTCAAAAGTCGTCGTTTGAGGTAGTTTGTTCAGACCCAACCACCCAAATTGCAATAAAGCCACTTTTTTTCATACTTTTTTTATCAGCGGATTTTTATACCTTCTGCTGTAATTTAAACGTCATTGTTGactttaataataatgtttaaaGAAATCTTCGTCAGGAACCCTGGAGCCAGAATAACATGTCGTAGAATCTAAGCTAGCTTGGCTGGTGAAATCATAACTTTTCATCTGTTTTTTTTCTCAGGTGAGGAATTCTTGTGTTTTTGAAGCAGAATTTTATTAGATTTTATTGTTGATACTTTAATATCTAGTTGTGGAAATAGTgcaatattttagttaaaatcttgatagtagttaattaaatacgaatttcaaaattaatttataaattttactaataataaaaataattttaaatttagataatttttttagtttataaaatgatttgttATCATAGTCGAACTCTTGGATCTTGGGTAGCCACTAGCTTTGTGCAAGGATCTTCTCAACCTATCCTATGTCCCTCACTCCCATAATAAACTCACAACAACTACAAGTATCACAAAATGATGAAGTCTCTTTGTATGTATCACGTGCATTCAAATGAGTTTCTTATAAGAATAGAATGTTATCTCTAAAAAATTATGACTAGTTTCAGATTGTTCATCCTTTGAGGGTGATAGATTATACTAAAAAGAGGGTAGTgccacttagtttgaaaaatttGTTGCCAAAGTCTGCCTTAGACCTTATTTTTTATGAACACGTCAACTATCTAGGCACTGTCTAGGCACTGAATTGTCACCATGAAGGTCGATCAGAAAATAGTGCAAAAGTATTATGAAATTAGTCTCTGTAATCTTTGCGGTACttattctatttttacatttgcTGAAACACGTACTTTGGAAGCATATCCTCGCATCACCTACGAGTATAGAAGGTCAAAACTTGTAGATGAtgtaaaaaaagtatatatcaGGAATGCCAAGAAGATTAAGATAGTTGTTGTTCTGATGACTAAATAGATGGAAAAAGAAGTGACAAAAGTAGCAAGAAAGAACATGAATATCATTGCCTAGTCAACTGCCAAAATTTCAAGAATTGATCATATTTTTTGTGTCACTCGATGACGAAAAGAGAAAGACAGTCAGAGAAATAAACTAATACACTAATAAAAGTCAATCAAATTTAGGAGATTCAGTACTGAGAGGAGAAAAGGGTGGAATACAAATGAATAATGCGCGATAATTTTACGAATAAGAATAATGTTAGTCTAAAAGATTCTTATCATTTACAAATATAGATGCTATTTAGGATACAATCAAATACGAATGCATTCAATGAACGAAGACAAAACTTCATTCATGACAGAGATCGCAAATTATTGTTACTAAACAATACCATTCAATTTAAAGAATGCTAGTGCAACCTATCAAAGTTACTATAATCTATGATTGGAAGAAATATGCAGCCTACATAGACGACATGGTAATCATAtctaaaaaatagaaaatcatcAGATGGATTTGTAAGAATTGTTCACCAGTATCAATAAGTATCAACTCAAACTTAATCTTAAAATATGTGTTCGAGGCAAAGGCGAGGAAGTCTTGAGTTTTTTGCTTACGGAATAAGAAATAGAGGATAACCTAGATCTATAACCACGAAGATGACATTAAAGCCATGAGAGAGAGCCAAGTCAACAATGAAATCCATGGCCATATCTTCCCAGATTTGTTCTGGAATTGGTGGGGGTTGTAGTAATCCAGATGGAAGGGTAGTTGTTGTTTTCGATTGCTGACAAAGAAGGTATTCTTAAAGGAGAAGAGTGATACTGATGTAGAGTTGTGGTGGTAAGATGTAGCTGGTGTTTCTGATACAGACCATGCTCACTTCTCCCATTGTTGGTCATTCATCAGCCTCAAAATGATGATAtcttgacttttttttatataaaatgttcATCATTCATTGCTACCGAATCACTCCAAGGTTTTTTACAGAACAAAACCTACCATTAAGTTCATATACAATCACATTCATCAAAATACTAAAAACAAGGAAAGCTAGAGAATCTTAATTAAACTTGACT comes from the Phaseolus vulgaris cultivar G19833 chromosome 8, P. vulgaris v2.0, whole genome shotgun sequence genome and includes:
- the LOC137823580 gene encoding uncharacterized protein isoform X3 codes for the protein MSGTSEKKLVRIDVSSDTVCPWCFVGKKNLDKAIAASNDKYNFEIIWHPFQLNPDAPKEGIDKREYYRRKFGSQSERMEARMSEVFKNVGLQYSLSGLKGNTMDSHRLIYFARQHGLDKQHDLVEELNIGYFTQGKYIGDHKFLLESAAKVGIEGAEEFLKNPNSGLKEVEEELKTYSGNITGVPYYVINGNHKLSGGQPPEVFLRAFQVATT
- the LOC137823580 gene encoding uncharacterized protein isoform X1, translating into MLLRYCRYSRIMSGTSEKKLVRIDVSSDTVCPWCFVGKKNLDKAIAASNDKYNFEIIWHPFQLNPDAPKEGIDKREYYRRKFGSQSERMEARMSEVFKNVGLQYSLSGLKGNTMDSHRLIYFARQHGLDKQHDLVEELNIGYFTQGKYIGDHKFLLESAAKVGIEGAEEFLKNPNSGLKEVEEELKTYSGNITGVPYYVINGNHKLSGGQPPEVFLRAFQVATT
- the LOC137823580 gene encoding uncharacterized protein isoform X2, with the protein product MLLRYSRIMSGTSEKKLVRIDVSSDTVCPWCFVGKKNLDKAIAASNDKYNFEIIWHPFQLNPDAPKEGIDKREYYRRKFGSQSERMEARMSEVFKNVGLQYSLSGLKGNTMDSHRLIYFARQHGLDKQHDLVEELNIGYFTQGKYIGDHKFLLESAAKVGIEGAEEFLKNPNSGLKEVEEELKTYSGNITGVPYYVINGNHKLSGGQPPEVFLRAFQVATT